TTCAACTTTGGGCCTACGAGCGGTTCCCGATAGGGCAACCTCGTGTGGACATGTCCCCCTACCCTGGGGGTTTTGACGAGGACGACGTCGACAGACCCACGATGGGGTCGTTGTGGTGCCTGAGGAGGGTACGGTTCTTCCActactatttttttattcttattaCAATTTGGAATTTTCCGAGGTACTAACTGAGAAATTGTGATTACATTTCTTGCAGGCGGTTTGGATGGGGCTTCAGACAAAGAAGTCCTACCCGGACTTCGTTGGTATGTTCGACGCTCTGGTCGACACTGACATGAGGTGGAGACCGTACAGCTttgaggaggtggaggctcgtGCCCCGCATGGCCTGTCTTCACTATGCCATCGGAACATGGCGTACTGGATGACGAAGAGGCCACTAGTCTTCGACATCCATGTCGAGGACTATGCGGTTCACCATGTCATGAGGCAGTTCGGCCTGTACCAGGACTCCTCGCTTCCGGCAACATCAGCGGTTCCGGCTTCCGTTCACAGGTACAGTCTAGCATTTTCATTCTCCTTGCATTAACAATATTTCGTTTATGTAACTCGTTAACGATGGTTTCATTAGGGCTACCCGTCAGGGTGGTGGTAGTGGGCTTGGAGTCCTATGGGCTCCGAGGATGGTTCACTAGGTCGCCCAGTGGGCGACCGCACTAGACGAGGTGGTCCAGGAGGCCCGACCACACGACACCGACGCTTTCGCAGCGTACCTTAGCTGGTTCTTACCGAGGACCAGGACGCGGGTCCAACACGTTCCGGCGGAGCCACCGACGGAGACCGCTCCAGTCACCCAGACGTATCCTCGCGCGAGAGACGTCAACTACGACCGCGTGGTAGGctacttgaattttttttacttaACTTGCATAATTTGGTGTGActaacttgaaattttttcgcTCCCCAACAGATCGACCTTATAGCGGATTTGGACAGGCAGCTGACGTACGGCATCGATAACTTCCCCGTGATGAATTTGGTTCAGCAACGATCGCTGCTTACGAGGGTCAGAGACGGCTGCAGGAGGTTCCTCAGTGGCGTTACCTGCCGTGGCAGGCACGGGGACGTCGTCCATCCACCACGACCTTCGTACCCCCGTGCGTCCACTCCAGCTCCTACTCAGCAGGCTGGTGCGTCCTCTCAGCAGCCCATTCGTCCGGCAGCAGCCGGCACCTCCTATGTcgtaccaccaccaccgctgccaCCGTCTTGGCATGCCACAACAGGTCCATCCACCGTTCCTCAAATGCAATACACATGGTCGTCTTATCCTTCTTCAGCTGCACCGGAGCTACGACCAACAGGTACGTGATGTGTACTTATTGTAACTCCATTTTAAGAACGCAACGAAACTAACAAAATCGTTTCCTTTGTGATTATAACAGGCTACGTAGACCAGGGATGGCATTCGGAGGAGTCGCACGACAAGGCAGCGAGGGCCAGCAGCAGTGCTTGGATCGATGACCTTTTCAGAGTGGACGCCGACCTGCTCGGTCCCTCCCAGCTGCCAGACGCCCCGGGTCCTACATAGGGTGCGACCCAGTTCCTCGGGACACCACAGGGTCCCACACAGGGCGCGTCGTCGTAGTACCTCGCGACACCTCCTGCGGAGGCAGCGGGAGGACGTCCGACTTGTGACGTTCACCCGTCGGAGCCCTGAACGTATGACTGGCagcagaccagagcagcgcagcgggcaacaaggcatGGTCGTGGTGCCGGCAAGCCTCGTTTCAAGCAaggacgcatttagtgcgtaggGCGACTTCATTGTACGATTACGATGTGTACGATTATCTTTATGTGCGATGACTGCTCTATCAACATAATAAGCTAAATGCCTTTCATTGTTCGCATGCGTTTACTATACAAGTCTAAACATTTCCCAATTAACAATTAAAAGCACACAATTGAAATAATCGATAACTACGAATGAAAATCGTGCGGCAAATAACAGACTACATTACCTAAGCACAACACAATCAAAGGTCCAACAGTACACAACATTATTCATGAATAAAACATGGACACAACCGCACACAACGGAGTAGTAGCAAATAACAAAGCCTACTGGgtacaacgaggccactttcccttcctcagggTATCGGGGTTCTCCTCCAACGCTGCTTTGGCTCGGCGTACACGCTcaagcttcctctccctctcctccctctccgcagcaagccgcctcctttcctcctcttccttgtgctctttctctgcagcctcctctctgagcctcttctccatcctctccttgctCTCTGCCACCCATTGCAACATGTACCACATGTGCTCCTTGTCctcaggcttgatctcagtgtcaatccactgctcaaaatcacagagcaGTGGAGGGGTCTGCAAAAAATGTATTTATTACATAACAAAAAACacatgcaagatgtcatatggCACAAAATAGTTATTACACAACATCAATTCCTCATcatcttgttaatgcggcgctgacgaagtgtaggctcaaacgcaaagttggaacacatccaatacctttgcctatacgtgtcctcttcatcggacttggctaccttgcaaggatcgccgcaaaagcacatgggcactggaacaccactaggcagaggcaaacggtcgaaggcatttccggtcaatGGAACACCACTCCACCTTCACCATTTCCGTTGTAAGAACCAGAAGCAACTAAGATTAAATCATACGACTACCGGTTAACGTACGGTTGAATAACGTGCACTGAGATTACCTTGTTTTACCAGCTTTTTCACGCCTTGGTATCCTATGgttgtataataaaaatattaaaaattcatgaaactatACTAGTAAATACttctagatctaaatactaaactatgaactaaaaaCCAAATGTAATACTATACTAACGAAGCTACATTTTTAACATCTAAAAGCACACAACATATAtgtagatctaaatactaaactacaAAATAAATACCGAATCTACTATACATactaagctagatttttagcaTCTAAAAGCACAATGTATTTTTAGATTTACTATACTACGACATTGAAAAACTTACCTGAATCCTAGGAgatttcttccccttctttcctctctttctttcctccttcccttcttcctctccctctctgttTCTCCCCTCAAAAACGTCTGAACGAGGAGAGGTGGGTGGCCTGGAGGCCTGGCTGAGGGGGGTTAAATAGGGGGAAGCCCCGCTGGCCCAGGCGGTGGTAACGACCCTGACCGCGCCATACCGTGGCGGAGCAGGGAGTCGGGTCCTTACCACCAGCCCAGGCGCAGAAGAGCGTTAGCCGGCGGTAATGTCCTGGGCTGGTGGGGTCGGGTCTTTACCGCCGGCTGAGGCGGCGGTAACGCCCTTCCGCCGCCTGGGTCGGCGGCGATAGCCCAAATCTGCATTTTTTCCattcgactatatatttctgcaaaatcaaaaaaaatataaaatgaaaaaaattccCCGTCCGGCCGTGAGCCTTCCGCATTCACTCTCGCGGGCTCGCGGCCTCGCCTGACAGCCTCGGAGCCTCCCGTTTCCACCTCCCCGCGATGGCCGACGGCGCTAGCGCGACCTCCGTCCCGGCTCCCGGctgcgcctccgccggccgtgCGCCGCGCC
This sequence is a window from Setaria italica strain Yugu1 chromosome III, Setaria_italica_v2.0, whole genome shotgun sequence. Protein-coding genes within it:
- the LOC111256738 gene encoding serine/threonine-protein phosphatase 7 long form homolog, yielding MREDADNTTVARHLEAYLLWLFGCTLFCTSQGNSVLKHLLPYVRAIAEAPLDEVPQYSWGSAVLVTTYRGLCMGCVKVTSTEPIFLGYSLLLQLWAYERFPIGQPRVDMSPYPGGFDEDDVDRPTMGSLWCLRRAVWMGLQTKKSYPDFVGMFDALVDTDMRWRPYSFEEVEARAPHGLSSLCHRNMAYWMTKRPLVFDIHVEDYAVHHVMRQFGLYQDSSLPATSAVPASVHRATRQGGGSGLGVLWAPRMVH
- the LOC111256593 gene encoding uncharacterized protein LOC111256593, translating into MNLVQQRSLLTRVRDGCRRFLSGVTCRGRHGDVVHPPRPSYPRASTPAPTQQAGASSQQPIRPAAAGTSYVVPPPPLPPSWHATTGPSTVPQMQYTWSSYPSSAAPELRPTGYVDQGWHSEESHDKAARASSSAWIDDLFRVDADLLGPSQLPDAPGPT